In Quercus lobata isolate SW786 chromosome 12, ValleyOak3.0 Primary Assembly, whole genome shotgun sequence, a genomic segment contains:
- the LOC115970928 gene encoding ubiquinol oxidase 2, mitochondrial-like, with protein sequence MMMMRQSGSRVAGMAGLGSRLFSTSVIKGVHESSRIAKPSLLAKEVVDTFVRARPAVAVFRGARQYSSTVTLQGETEKEKNKEEEEKKVQNVNTAADSEKQKGNIVSYWGVPPSKAANKDGTDWKWTCFRPWETYQADLSIDLNKHHVPITFLDKLAYWTVKSLRWPTDLFFQRRYGCRAMMLETVAAVPGMVGGMLLHCKSLRRFEHSGGWIKALLEEAENERMHLMTFMEVANPRWYERALVFTVQGVFFNAYFLGYLISPKFAHRVVGYLEEEAIHSYTEFLKELDKGNIENVPAPAIAIDYWQLPAGSNLRDVVMVVRADEAHHRDVNHFASDIHYQGRELRESPAPVGYH encoded by the exons atgatgatgatgagacaAAGTGGGAGCAGGGTGGCGGGGATGGCGGGCTTGGGGTCGAGGCTTTTTTCAACGTCAGTTATTAAGGGTGTGCATGAGTCGAGTCGAATCGCCAAACCATCTTTGTTGGCGAAAGAAGTTGTGGATACGTTTGTGAGGGCTAGGCCTGCGGTGGCGGTGTTTCGCGGCGCTAGGCAGTACTCTAGTACGGTGACGCTGCAAGGGGAGACCGAGAAGGAGAAGAacaaggaggaggaggagaagaaagtGCAGAATGTTAATACTGCTGCTGACTCTGAGAAACAGAAAGGAAATATTGTGAGTTATTGGGGTGTGCCGCCTAGCAAAGCTGCTAACAAAGATGGCACCGATTGGAAGTGGACTTGCTTTAGG CCATGGGAGACATACCAAGCGGATCTTTCAATTGATCTGAATAAGCATCATGTGCCCATAACATTCTTGGACAAATTGGCTTACTGGACCGTCAAATCCCTCAGATGGCCCACTGACTTGTTCTTTCAG AGAAGATATGGATGCCGGGCAATGATGCTTGAAACAGTGGCAGCAGTACCTGGCATGGTGGGAGGTATGCTATTGCACTGCAAGTCACTGAGGCGATTTGAGCATAGTGGTGGCTGGATCAAAGCACTGCTGGAAGAAGCCGAGAATGAGCGTATGCACCTCATGACCTTCATGGAGGTAGCCAATCCTAGGTGGTATGAGCGTGCTCTTGTGTTTACTGTCCAAGGTGTTTTCTTCAATGCTTACTTCTTAGGCTACTTGATATCCCCCAAATTCGCTCATCGTGTGGTGGGTTACCTTGAGGAGGAAGCAATTCACTCATACACCGAGTTCCTCAAGGAATTGGACAAGGGTAACATTGAAAACGTTCCTGCTCCGGCCATTGCTATTGATTACTGGCAGCTGCCTGCTGGCTCAAACTTACGCGATGTTGTCATGGTTGTAAGAGCAGATGAGGCTCACCACCGCGATGTTAACCACTTTGCATCG GACATACATTATCAGGGACGTGAGCTGAGGGAGTCACCAGCTCCAGTTGGTTATCATTGA